In the Uranotaenia lowii strain MFRU-FL chromosome 1, ASM2978415v1, whole genome shotgun sequence genome, ATACCTACTAATCGCCTTCCTCCAATCGTTGCGTTCCCTTGGCGTCTCGCAAGCCATTGACAAGCGAAATCCTATCAGACGAAAAAATTGCAACCGCATTTCGGTGCATTTTGACGTTcaacttgagtcgcaaaagaAGTCCATCACCTAACTTCAGGCACCAGGTGAGAAGACAAGTGTACATACTCATATAAGGATCTTCCCACAAAATAATCCACGTGATTACCTTTGAGtgtaaataaatgtttgttattCTGGTTCAAGAGGATGCATTTTTACATGCGTACTTCTGCTGCCTAATCTTCCATATACCACCTACTTAAGTTATTTACTGCCCTTTATCAGCGAAAGTCAGCTGGGGGTATTGCTGGTGGCTTTGTTTTGATAAGACTGCAGTTTATAGCAATCGAACTTTGTACTCTTAAATCGATGAGTGCAATCGATTATTAGACATAGGaccgtattttaaaaaaattggttgtttTAGTATAATGAACCTATAGTTCAATGGCATACTGTTTCGAATCAGATGACTGACTGAGAAACGAAAAATGTCTAATTACCCATATTCTATTTACATTTTCTTATTTAATAAATCTCATTTAGCGGAATAATCAAGCAACTTCTTCGTCATCCATATAATATCAAGTTTTAATAAAGATAAACCCTCCTTTTTTCTCAATATATAGAAAGCACTTTTTTCCCAATTTATGTTACCTAACAGTCGAAACTtataacaaaacaaatatttaaaaacagttgGACTATCGAAAGCCTGATAACTGCATTCAGGCTTTTGGTAACCCTATTGACAGTAAACCTAACCGTAAAAACATGCACAAAAAgtcaaatgaaaagaaaactaTCCAACTGAATATTGAAATACCGCGGATTATAGAATGTCTGTTGAATGATAAAACGCAATTAACTTACCAGAAATTGTTTGTAAGTAGAGTAACAGCCTCACAAGTTTGCAGAATAAAATTTTCCGGTTGGTTCGTTTTGTTGCACAACTATTTAATCCTTGGTACTTGAAACAGCGTTTatcaatacaaaaattttaacgaGAAAGTGCTTCAAGATGTACCGCTCATGTTTGAATTTGAGATACGctagtttaaaacattttctcaCCGTCCAGGTTCTTAAAAATCGCGAATATTGGCCGTTTCGAATCTCCGCACCAcacttttgagaaatttcacaAACAAACCAACGATGGCAAAAAACGTCATCAAAAAACCGACGAAGACGCGGAGAAAGCTgcagaaaagaaagaaaagtgGAGCGTCGCGACGTCtcgcatcgttttttttttatcgtttatcTGTCATGGCCAGCGATGCCAGTGGTGTTGATTTTTATGCGTAAATTTGGTTAGCTaaagtttttgaatcttttgaattatCCTGTAAACTAAATTAAAGTGAATTTTATAACCAAAGAAGTGAATTTTTCTGATGAAATAGAGTAGTAGGATTGTATGACAGTTacggttgtttaaaaaaattgatgcgCTTAGAATCGAGTTATGCAAGTGACAAAATGCcgatttcgagaaaacaggcatcaaagttttttttttcatatttgaaaaatacaaaatcacttttttagttaaattttgaaataatgaccCCCTCAATAGTTTTAAAAACGATACTTCTGAACAAAAAAACCGTTTATTGTAATTTGAAAGAGAAGCCGGATTTTATGATCCTTCTGACGCCAATCATTTTCGTGTTTTTGATTAGGTCGTGTACATTTTCtcatttgatacattttcaatatgaaaactttttttcctttttagaggaatttaaaattaaactttatggGACTTTCTCAGATTAACCCAATGTCAATTTCTTGATCAAAGATTAACCTTTTTTGTGTTAAGTTAACCCATTTAAGTGCTctaatatttgacagctgtcacttctcggCCGTGACAaaaataccgaacagtttaagCTCCATGTGTTAGAAATTCGGTAAAATTATTACCGAGCCCGGTAattttttcgtttactgtgtgtgAAGAGCATcttattttaaagttagattttcttttaaataatttcagcaacaaatttcaaatatacaTGTTTACCTTGATCTTATCGTTTTTCCTATTCCCCCTTTTTGTGACGCCTCTGAACGATCTACCGCCCACGTCGCGACGCCGTATCGAACTGTCAAATGAATTCGGTCATCCTTTCGCGATTTGTCAGAAAACGCGACCGACTGCGTGGTGAAAATTCCGCATCGGAAAAACGCCCGGAAAAGCAGTAAAAAGGGTTCTAAAAACGTTCGTCTAGTGTCCAAACAGTGCACCAGTGAGAGCCGCAGCGAATGCCATCATGTCTCGCTACACGCAAAGACCGGAAAACGCCCTGAAACGGGCCAATGGTAAGTCGGTGTTTTCCGTTTTGAGGGGATAGCTTTCCAATATGGTGGCATTTTTATTAGTCGGGTGCTTTTTTTGCTGCTGCACTTCTCGGTGAATGGCATTATTTCGCCACTTCCACGTTGCAATGTTTCTATCAAATCCTCAAGGAGGTTTTAGATGATTCGTTCTCGGGTATGGGATATAAACATTGATTTAAAAGTCCTTGTAACGAAAAGTTTAGAATGAATAATCGCGAAAAGAAACCTAACCTTAAAATAAGTTGTCTTggattgagtaaaaaaaaacctataaacatttaaaatgtaaaacctATTCAACAATAAAAGGATTCAATtcaataatataaataaattatctttgaatggccggatcttaaatttattttcaatattttagtaggaaataaataacaaaaaaaaaatagaataacaattttgaaagaagCAATTAGAAACATATTCacagaattcaaaaatcaaaattaaatggTTCATGAAATCTTACGAAAAGGGTCTTCATTGAAATTAAACACTAATAAATCCACTGGATAACAAAGCCCCTAGCTCATTTCCACTTTCAATGTAAGTTATGACATGTCTACTGCTACCTCACTTTTCTGGAATTGATGAGCTAAGGGTGATTTTGGGGGCCTAAAATTGTTCTTCGAATTTGAAGTTTCTGCACAACAATTATTAGCTAACAACCTTAATTCCACTTTCTTCTTCAGAGTTTATCGAAGTTGGCAAACCCGCCCGGGCCCTGGACACCCTGCAGGAGGTGTTCCGGATGAAGAAATGGGCCTATAACTGGACCGAATCGGTCATCGAGCCGATCATGTTTAAATATTTGGATCTGTGTGTGGAGTTGAAAAAATCCCACGTAGCTAAGGAGGGCCTGTTCCAGTACCGGAACAACTTCCAGATGGTGAATGTGGGCTCCCTGGAAAACGTCATCCGAGGCTACCTGAAGATGGCCGAGGATCGTACCGAAGCTGCTCAGCAGCAGTCCTGTCAGGCCATTCTGGATATCGACGATTTGGACAATCTGGCCACGCCGGAGTCTATTCTGATGAGTGCCGTTTGTGGGGAGGACGCTCAGGATCGGTCTGATCGGACAATCCTGCTGCCTTGGGTGAAGTTTTTGTGGGAGAGCTACTGTCAGTGTTTGGAACTGTTGAAGGTCAACTCGCATTGTGAGAACCTTTACCATGATATTGCCAAGATGGCTTTCCAATTTTGCCTGAAGTATAATCGTAAGATGGAATTCAGGAAGCTGTGCGAGAAGCTGCGGAAGCATTTGGAAGACATTAGCAAAGTCAGCTCCCAGACAGCCAATGTGAGCATTTCCAAGCCGGAAACTCAGCAACTGAACTTGGAAACACGTCTGCACCAGCTGGATTGCGCTATCCAGATGGAGCTGTGGTTGGAGGCTTACAAGGCCATCGAGGACATCCATGGTTTGATGATTTTGTCCAAGAAGGCACCGATGCCGAAAATCATGGCCCTGTATTACCAAAAGTTGGCAATGGTGTTCTGGAAGGCTGGAAACCAGTTGTTCCATGCAGCTGCCCTACTAAAGCTGTTCCAGTTGTCTCGAGATATGAAAAAGAACGTGACTCAGGAGGAAATCCAACGCATGACTTCCCATGTGCTGATTGCTACGTTGGCCATACCACTGCCATCGGCTCATCCGGAATTCGATCGTTTCATCGAAACCGACAAATCTCCTCTGGAAAAGGCCCAGAAGCTTGCCGTTTTGCTGGGTTTACAGCAGCCGCCATCAAGGGCTTCCCTAATCAAGGATCTACTTCGTCTCAACGTCCTTCAACTGGCTGCTCCGCAGTTCCAGAATCTCTACAAATGGTTGGAAGTTGAATTCGATCCTCTCAACTTGTGCAGCCATGTACAAAGTGTCATCGACGAAATTACCGCCGATGAAAACAGCCCTTACACTCAATATACTCAGGCTTTGCAAGATGTTACTTTAGTACGTTTAGTTCGTCAAGTATCCCAGGTGTATCAATCCATTGAATTTTCCCGCTTCCTGGCGCTTGCTAAATTTGCTAACAGCTTCTATCTAGAACGCATCCTGGTAGACTGTGTCCGCCACAATGATATGCAAATTACCATCGATCATCGTAATCGATGTGTCCATTTCGGAACGGATCTTAGCGAAAGCCAACGGGAGGACCATCCGGACGGTCCGACCCTACAATCCATGCCATCCGAGCAGGTTCGCTCTCAACTGGTCAACATGTCCGTCGTCCTGCACCGGGCTATAGCTGCGATCAATCCTAACCGCAAGAAGTCGGAACGCGATCGCGTTCGAGCCCAGATGGTCAAACAGTACGAGGAGAACATGGTTCGCGAACATCAACGCATCCTTCAGcgacagaaaaaaatcgaagacCGCAAGGAATACATCGAGAGAGTCAATTTGGAACGCGAAGAGGAGGAACTGCGCCTACAGGAAGAAACTGCCCGACAGGTGAAGCTGGCCGAGATGCGCCGCCTGGAAGCGGAAAATGAAGAACGGGAACGTAAACGTCAGGAGAACGAAATGGAACTGATCAAGCAACGCAACCTGAAGGAAAAAATGGACATGTACAAACAGACCACCATCGGGCAAAAGATGCTGAAGGCGTACGACGAGGAAGCGTTCATGACGATGAACGCCGAGGAGATCGCCGCCAAGGAAGCCGAAGAGCGGCAGAAGGAACGCAAACAGCACGATAACGTGCTCAAATCGCAGGAAAAGAAGGTGGACTACTTCGAGCGGGCCAAACGTTTGGAGGAAATTCCGCTGATCGAGAAGTACCTGGAGGACAAGCTGGTGCAGGATAAGGAATTCTGGGAAAAACAGGAGGCCGAGCGCATCGAGGTGGCCATCGTCGAACGCAAGAATGCAGAAGTCGTTCAGGTGAGTTTAAGTTTGTGCTTTTAAGGCCTGGTTACCTTTGTTAAGGTTTGCCTGGTGTAcctaatatttttaagaagtaGATGTTTTACCTAATTTTCCGCCCAACAGGAACGTCTCAAGCGCATGATTCCGGATAAGGATGCCTTCTGGCAGAAGCTCAAGGGTGAACGTAGCAGCCAGTTCACCGAGAAGCTCAAGGCGTTCAATATTGCCCTGGAGGAGGAACGTAAACGGCGCATTGCGGAACGTGTTCACCGCCGTCGGGAGGAACGACGTCAAAAGTATCACAAGGAAAAGGAAGAAGAACGCCGCCGTATCGAGGAGGAAATTCGCAAACAGAAGGAGGAGGAAGATCGCGAGCGACGGGCTGAGGAGAGAAGAATTGAGAACGAGAAAGCTCGCATCATCGCCGAGAAGCAGCGCGCTAAGGAGGAGGAGATTGAGAAGAAACTTAGCGAGGAATGGGAACGTCTTAGATCTACCAGAGACAAAGAGAATTGGAGCAATCGTCGCGATGGGGAAGGATCCGGAGCAGCAGCACCCACCGGTGAGCAAAAACAAGAGGGCGGCTGGAGAACCGGTGGCGGACAGCCACGAGAGCAAAATCCTCCAGCACGCGGTGAACCTCGTGGCGAAGAACCTACTCCAAAGAAGGAAGGTATCTGGCAACCTTCCGGTCGTTTCCGTGATGGCCGGGGCGCTGGAGCTGGGGCTGGTGCCGGTGGAGAACGTCGGCCTGCTGCCGGAGGAGATCAGGAAACTGGAGACAAATGGCGTCGCGGTGGTGGTGGTGCAGGAGAAGACGAAGGAAAAGATGATCGTGAGGGAGGACCACGAGGAGGCGCCCGGTTTGGGGGCGATCGTGGTGGTCCAATGCGTCGTGGAGGTGACGATCGGGATGATCGTGGTCCTATTCGCCGTGGTGGCGATCGAGATGGAGATCGTGCCGGTGGTGATGATCGCGGACCGATTCGTCGAGGAGATCGTCCTCCAATGCGGTAAGTTTGGAAAAAGAAGCGTTGATAGTGGAAACCAAAATTGAACTTATGACTTTCTTTGGTTATCCTAGTGATGGTGGTGATCGTGGAG is a window encoding:
- the LOC129738459 gene encoding eukaryotic translation initiation factor 3 subunit A; protein product: MSRYTQRPENALKRANEFIEVGKPARALDTLQEVFRMKKWAYNWTESVIEPIMFKYLDLCVELKKSHVAKEGLFQYRNNFQMVNVGSLENVIRGYLKMAEDRTEAAQQQSCQAILDIDDLDNLATPESILMSAVCGEDAQDRSDRTILLPWVKFLWESYCQCLELLKVNSHCENLYHDIAKMAFQFCLKYNRKMEFRKLCEKLRKHLEDISKVSSQTANVSISKPETQQLNLETRLHQLDCAIQMELWLEAYKAIEDIHGLMILSKKAPMPKIMALYYQKLAMVFWKAGNQLFHAAALLKLFQLSRDMKKNVTQEEIQRMTSHVLIATLAIPLPSAHPEFDRFIETDKSPLEKAQKLAVLLGLQQPPSRASLIKDLLRLNVLQLAAPQFQNLYKWLEVEFDPLNLCSHVQSVIDEITADENSPYTQYTQALQDVTLVRLVRQVSQVYQSIEFSRFLALAKFANSFYLERILVDCVRHNDMQITIDHRNRCVHFGTDLSESQREDHPDGPTLQSMPSEQVRSQLVNMSVVLHRAIAAINPNRKKSERDRVRAQMVKQYEENMVREHQRILQRQKKIEDRKEYIERVNLEREEEELRLQEETARQVKLAEMRRLEAENEERERKRQENEMELIKQRNLKEKMDMYKQTTIGQKMLKAYDEEAFMTMNAEEIAAKEAEERQKERKQHDNVLKSQEKKVDYFERAKRLEEIPLIEKYLEDKLVQDKEFWEKQEAERIEVAIVERKNAEVVQERLKRMIPDKDAFWQKLKGERSSQFTEKLKAFNIALEEERKRRIAERVHRRREERRQKYHKEKEEERRRIEEEIRKQKEEEDRERRAEERRIENEKARIIAEKQRAKEEEIEKKLSEEWERLRSTRDKENWSNRRDGEGSGAAAPTGEQKQEGGWRTGGGQPREQNPPARGEPRGEEPTPKKEGIWQPSGRFRDGRGAGAGAGAGGERRPAAGGDQETGDKWRRGGGGAGEDEGKDDREGGPRGGARFGGDRGGPMRRGGDDRDDRGPIRRGGDRDGDRAGGDDRGPIRRGDRPPMRDGGDRGGPRRDGGERGERRDFGDRREGGGRDRRDDRGGERRDGPRRDDRGGERGGDSAWRRGPQEERRGGDAGGNWRNAGPRQDKPREERREDRPREPRNTGPDEDGWTDVKHHR